The DNA sequence CACAAAAAAACGAACGGACTAGGCGAGGGTTGCGCTTGATTTTGGCGAGATCCTTCTCAACGCGGGCCTTGAGCTGCTCGTTCTGCTTGAGTGGCGTCTTGGTGACGCCACTCTGGCGCAAGTGGTTCCAAACGAACTCGTCGGGGTTCAGGTCCGGAGCGTAGCCAGGCAGGAAGTGCAGTTCGAGCTGGCCCTTGAGCGATTGCACGTAGGCGGCGACGATCTTGGCACGATGGGCAGGATGGCCGTCGAGCACGAGAAACACTGGTCGCCGCCGGCGACGCATGAAGGCTTTGAGCTTGCTGATGAACAGTTCGGCATTGAACTTACCGGTATAGACATCGTACCAGAAGGCGCCACTGGCATTGACCGCTGAAATGGCGTTGACGCGCTGGCGCTGACCACTAGTTGCCACGATCGGTGTCTCACCCTTGGCGCCCCAAGTGCGCTGCAAGGCCGCATCCGACCGCACGCCGGCCTCATCGATGAAGAAAATGTCCGCGCCCCGCCGCTTGGCGCGGGCCTTCAGCTTCGGATAGTCTTTCTCTTTCCACTTGGCGATCGCTACGGGATCGCGCTCGTAAGCGCGCCGCAACGGTTTTTGCGGCGTGATCTCGAGTGTGGCCAGGAGCCGACCTACAGCCGTTATGCTGAGCCTGTGCTTGAATTTCTCCTCCACCAGCTCGGCGACGATCCTACGCGTCCACAAACCGAAGTCGAACCCGTGTTGGCGCGGATCCTTGCCGCAGATCCAACGGCGCACCTGAAACTGTTGGCGCGCGCTCAAGGTCGGTGGCCGCCCCGTCGACGGGCGCGATTGAAGCGCCGTCTCACCGCCCTCCCCGTGCGCTCGTAGCCAAGGGTAGATTGTCGTGCGGCACAATC is a window from the Candidatus Saccharimonadia bacterium genome containing:
- a CDS encoding IS630 family transposase gives rise to the protein MRRMAVKRVREGESPSAVMKSYGLCRTTIYPWLRAHGEGGETALQSRPSTGRPPTLSARQQFQVRRWICGKDPRQHGFDFGLWTRRIVAELVEEKFKHRLSITAVGRLLATLEITPQKPLRRAYERDPVAIAKWKEKDYPKLKARAKRRGADIFFIDEAGVRSDAALQRTWGAKGETPIVATSGQRQRVNAISAVNASGAFWYDVYTGKFNAELFISKLKAFMRRRRRPVFLVLDGHPAHRAKIVAAYVQSLKGQLELHFLPGYAPDLNPDEFVWNHLRQSGVTKTPLKQNEQLKARVEKDLAKIKRNPRLVRSFFC